A region of Cellulophaga sp. RHA19 DNA encodes the following proteins:
- the tssD gene encoding type VI secretion system tube protein TssD yields the protein MGSFRADFSFGGKVFDVLYSDYEFSRNTDSKGKPSSNVTGGRVELVIESTEDTSVIEAMVNSQFKPVEGKITFKKTDEDAKMKEVEFKNAYIVHFKETLDVNNDVPMTIKVTFSAEEINVGTASLLNRWPRS from the coding sequence ATGGGATCATTTAGAGCAGATTTTAGTTTCGGTGGTAAAGTATTTGATGTACTTTATTCTGATTATGAATTTAGTAGAAATACAGATTCTAAAGGTAAGCCATCTTCTAACGTAACTGGTGGTAGAGTTGAATTAGTTATAGAGTCTACAGAAGATACTTCTGTTATTGAAGCTATGGTTAACAGTCAGTTTAAACCTGTTGAAGGTAAAATTACTTTTAAGAAAACAGACGAGGATGCTAAAATGAAAGAAGTTGAGTTTAAAAACGCTTACATCGTTCATTTTAAAGAAACATTAGACGTTAATAATGACGTACCTATGACTATTAAAGTTACTTTCTCTGCTGAGGAAATTAACGTTGGTACAGCTTCTTTATTAAACCGTTGGCCAAGATCATAA